A single Acidaminococcus sp. DNA region contains:
- a CDS encoding GntR family transcriptional regulator, whose protein sequence is MNLAKTKEKVSLTERITQKLLSMINGKELLVGEKLPSENELCAMFGASRTSVRAALQKLQGRGVISTIQGVGSFVKRADDLQYSEQGPHETSRKVTLSSEEFKEFFEFRQAIEFRSIDFFVRRASAEDKQQLQAAIDGIRLAGKKGDRDLFNKMDYEFHMAVIKGSRNHLFYNTMQEHGVMFRHYLSEITNVTDKHLTVLVKEHEKLFNLLMDKKAKEAKEFLFADNMYYWLAYFNKWLDEVK, encoded by the coding sequence ATGAACCTTGCTAAGACGAAAGAGAAGGTGTCCTTAACTGAAAGAATTACGCAAAAGCTACTTTCCATGATTAATGGTAAGGAGCTGTTAGTTGGGGAGAAATTACCATCCGAAAATGAACTTTGTGCGATGTTCGGAGCAAGCCGGACAAGCGTTCGGGCGGCGCTGCAGAAGCTCCAGGGCAGGGGCGTGATTTCCACGATTCAAGGTGTGGGTTCCTTTGTAAAGAGGGCTGATGATTTGCAGTACTCTGAACAGGGGCCTCACGAGACCAGCAGGAAGGTAACCCTGTCGAGCGAGGAATTCAAAGAATTTTTTGAGTTCAGACAAGCCATAGAGTTCCGTTCGATAGATTTCTTCGTACGACGTGCAAGTGCTGAAGATAAACAGCAGCTGCAGGCGGCCATTGATGGAATTCGGCTGGCCGGGAAAAAAGGCGATCGGGATCTCTTCAACAAGATGGATTACGAGTTCCATATGGCGGTGATCAAAGGCTCCCGCAACCACCTGTTTTATAATACGATGCAGGAACACGGAGTGATGTTCCGGCACTACTTATCCGAAATTACGAATGTGACAGATAAGCACTTGACAGTTTTGGTGAAGGAACACGAAAAGCTCTTCAATCTCTTGATGGACAAGAAAGCGAAGGAAGCAAAAGAATTCCTCTTTGCTGACAACATGTACTATTGGCTGGCCTATTTCAATAAATGGCTGGACGAGGTAAAGTAG
- a CDS encoding DctP family TRAP transporter solute-binding subunit — protein MKKKMLVSAACMALAAATVAGCGGKSGSGSGSSSKPVTLKMNVTTSENSVWHVAAKEFKKEVEEKTKGKYKINIYGNEQLSSGDQAKGVEMVFNGATDCDLHSTMIISNVVPKLGVVSMPWLFPNGYKSVDEYIFKDGSTGFKLIQKEMEAKGVHALAAGENGFRQITNNIRPITKPEDLKGMKIRIPAISVLMDVFRALDTDPTQMPWSECFTALQQGAIDGQENPYDTIRSAKVNEVQKYMTIWNYSYDPIILSVSDKTWKRLTDDEKKIFTEAAKNACKKQVAESRKLDASIIQQFKDGGMQVNELSPEAINQMKEAMKPVYAKYKDKFGAETFEAFGYKF, from the coding sequence ATGAAGAAAAAAATGTTAGTGAGTGCTGCGTGCATGGCTCTGGCTGCTGCAACAGTTGCAGGGTGCGGCGGTAAGAGTGGTTCCGGCAGCGGGAGCAGCAGCAAGCCTGTTACGCTGAAAATGAACGTAACGACGAGTGAAAACTCCGTATGGCACGTAGCTGCTAAGGAATTCAAGAAGGAAGTTGAAGAGAAGACCAAAGGTAAGTACAAGATCAACATCTACGGCAACGAACAGCTCTCTTCCGGTGACCAGGCAAAGGGTGTTGAAATGGTCTTCAACGGCGCTACCGACTGCGACCTGCACTCCACGATGATCATTTCCAACGTAGTTCCTAAACTCGGTGTTGTTTCCATGCCTTGGCTGTTCCCGAACGGCTACAAGAGCGTAGATGAATATATCTTCAAAGATGGCAGCACTGGTTTCAAACTGATTCAGAAAGAAATGGAAGCTAAGGGTGTACATGCTCTGGCTGCTGGTGAAAACGGTTTCCGTCAGATTACCAACAACATTCGTCCGATTACCAAACCGGAAGACCTGAAGGGCATGAAGATCAGAATTCCGGCTATTTCCGTCCTGATGGATGTATTCAGAGCTTTGGATACCGACCCGACCCAGATGCCTTGGAGCGAATGCTTCACTGCACTGCAGCAGGGTGCTATTGATGGTCAGGAAAACCCGTACGATACCATTCGTTCCGCAAAGGTTAACGAAGTTCAGAAGTACATGACGATTTGGAACTATTCTTATGACCCGATTATCCTGAGCGTCAGCGACAAGACTTGGAAGAGACTGACTGATGACGAAAAGAAGATCTTCACGGAAGCAGCTAAGAATGCCTGCAAGAAACAGGTTGCTGAATCCCGTAAGCTCGATGCTTCTATCATTCAACAGTTCAAGGATGGCGGTATGCAGGTCAACGAACTGTCTCCTGAAGCTATCAACCAGATGAAGGAAGCTATGAAGCCGGTTTATGCTAAGTATAAGGATAAATTCGGTGCTGAGACCTTTGAAGCTTTCGGCTATAAGTTCTAA
- a CDS encoding TRAP transporter small permease, whose translation MKFLLNIISHIEEILVVIMMAYMTIMNFLNVVFRSVASMSFSFTEELTVTVFVWVTMFGIALGFRKNAHLGMSYFVDHFHGKAKAILVIFSGICSLALMAGLVYYGIEMVEGQVKMGSTTPVLGMPQYVQGLSIPVGAFFVCIHVLEATIIEAKKLWGENGGSEK comes from the coding sequence GTGAAGTTTTTATTGAATATCATCTCCCATATTGAGGAGATCCTGGTAGTCATTATGATGGCTTATATGACCATCATGAACTTCCTGAACGTAGTGTTTAGATCCGTCGCATCCATGTCGTTCTCCTTCACGGAAGAATTGACGGTAACGGTCTTCGTATGGGTTACCATGTTTGGTATCGCATTAGGGTTCAGGAAGAATGCTCATCTGGGCATGAGCTATTTTGTGGACCATTTTCATGGTAAAGCTAAAGCCATCCTGGTTATTTTCTCTGGTATTTGTTCTCTGGCTTTGATGGCTGGCCTGGTTTATTACGGTATCGAAATGGTTGAAGGTCAGGTAAAGATGGGTTCTACGACCCCTGTGCTGGGTATGCCTCAGTACGTACAGGGCCTTTCCATTCCTGTTGGTGCTTTCTTCGTTTGTATCCACGTTCTGGAAGCTACCATCATTGAAGCCAAAAAACTTTGGGGCGAGAATGGGGGTAGTGAAAAATGA
- a CDS encoding TRAP transporter large permease, with the protein MMTLILFGLFFLMVILNVPIGAALGIAASAGLIYADFPLSIIPGIMYSGTAKFALLAIPFFILAGVIMEHAGISRRLVDFANACVGHRKGGLIAVVVIVACFFAAISGSGPATVAAIGPILIPAMTQVGYGKSMPSALVAAAGAIGIIIPPSIAFVVYASIADASVGKLFTAGIIPGIIVGIAYYYAAKWESRNNPNIKLQPPMPMNLRIKAFKEAAWGLFTPVIILGGIYGGIFIPTEAAGVAVVYGLFVGMFVYKEIKFKDLKDIFIESAISSATVMFIVAAAAVYAWILTTSSVAKDLSESLLAVSDSKTVLLLLINIIFLVAGCFLDANSAYFILLPIIIPVLKALHVDLIHAGVFLTVNMAIGQITPPVGVNLYVGCNVGGVSVTEICRKIVPFIVAGIVALAVVTYVPQLSLFLPSFMKK; encoded by the coding sequence ATGATGACATTGATTCTGTTCGGGTTATTCTTCCTGATGGTAATCCTGAACGTACCTATCGGTGCCGCATTGGGGATCGCTGCTTCGGCAGGTTTGATTTACGCGGACTTCCCGCTTTCCATTATTCCTGGCATCATGTATTCCGGCACTGCTAAATTTGCACTGCTCGCTATTCCGTTCTTCATTCTGGCCGGTGTCATTATGGAACACGCCGGTATTTCCAGACGTTTGGTTGATTTCGCAAATGCCTGCGTGGGCCACAGAAAAGGCGGCCTGATCGCAGTTGTAGTTATTGTAGCTTGCTTCTTTGCTGCTATTTCCGGTTCCGGTCCTGCAACCGTAGCCGCTATCGGGCCTATCCTGATTCCTGCAATGACTCAGGTTGGTTATGGCAAGAGCATGCCGTCCGCACTTGTTGCCGCGGCTGGTGCTATCGGTATCATTATTCCTCCGAGCATCGCGTTCGTTGTGTATGCATCTATCGCCGATGCTTCTGTTGGTAAGCTGTTCACCGCTGGTATCATTCCTGGTATCATCGTTGGTATCGCTTACTACTATGCAGCTAAATGGGAAAGCAGAAACAACCCGAATATTAAACTGCAGCCTCCTATGCCGATGAACCTTAGAATCAAAGCTTTTAAAGAAGCTGCGTGGGGCCTGTTTACTCCTGTTATCATCCTCGGCGGTATCTACGGCGGTATCTTTATTCCGACCGAAGCTGCTGGTGTAGCTGTTGTGTACGGCTTGTTTGTTGGTATGTTTGTCTACAAGGAAATCAAGTTTAAGGATTTGAAGGATATTTTCATTGAGTCCGCAATTTCTTCTGCAACGGTTATGTTCATTGTAGCAGCTGCAGCAGTCTATGCATGGATCCTGACGACTTCCAGCGTGGCTAAGGACCTGTCCGAATCCCTGCTGGCTGTCAGCGACAGTAAGACCGTCCTTCTGCTCCTCATCAACATCATTTTCCTGGTTGCAGGCTGCTTCCTGGATGCAAACTCTGCATACTTCATCCTGCTGCCGATTATCATTCCGGTACTGAAAGCACTGCATGTAGACCTGATTCACGCCGGTGTATTCCTGACCGTTAACATGGCTATCGGTCAGATTACCCCGCCTGTCGGCGTCAACCTCTATGTAGGATGTAACGTCGGCGGTGTATCTGTAACGGAAATCTGCAGAAAGATTGTTCCGTTCATTGTTGCTGGTATCGTTGCCTTGGCGGTTGTTACATATGTTCCTCAGCTTTCGCTGTTCCTGCCGAGCTTCATGAAGAAATAA
- a CDS encoding thiamine pyrophosphate-dependent dehydrogenase E1 component subunit alpha produces the protein MAETKFTKKMLLDLYTTMVRIRDFEEAAADCFMKGMLAGNIHLSIGQEAVASGACYAMDKEDYMTTTHRGHGHCIAKGGDMNKMFAELMGKKTGYCKGKGGSMHIADVAGLHHLGANGIVGGGLAIATGSALASKIWKDNHVTVCFFGDGASNQGVFHESLNMAAAWKLPVVYVIESNRYAVSTEVHRVTNTKYLSVRAKAYDIPGETFDGNDPTIVYSAVKKALDYARSGKGPYLLEFETYRHQGHYCGDPATYRPASYMEEAHKKDCIVNMRAKLLKDGTATEDELKGIEDAAKNEVAAALKFAEDSDWPDPSEATTEMYSSDNERSVAR, from the coding sequence GTGGCTGAAACGAAATTCACGAAAAAGATGCTTCTTGATCTGTATACCACGATGGTGCGTATCAGAGACTTCGAAGAAGCAGCTGCCGACTGCTTCATGAAGGGCATGCTCGCTGGTAACATCCATCTGAGCATTGGTCAGGAAGCCGTAGCAAGTGGTGCTTGCTATGCTATGGATAAGGAAGATTACATGACCACGACACACAGAGGCCATGGTCATTGCATCGCTAAAGGCGGCGACATGAATAAGATGTTCGCTGAACTGATGGGTAAAAAAACTGGTTACTGCAAAGGCAAGGGCGGTTCTATGCACATTGCTGATGTAGCAGGCCTGCATCACCTGGGCGCCAACGGTATCGTAGGCGGCGGTCTTGCTATCGCTACCGGTTCCGCACTGGCTTCCAAGATTTGGAAAGATAACCATGTTACGGTTTGCTTCTTCGGTGATGGCGCTTCCAACCAGGGCGTATTCCATGAATCTCTCAACATGGCTGCCGCCTGGAAGCTGCCGGTTGTCTATGTAATCGAAAGCAACCGCTATGCAGTATCTACTGAAGTTCATCGTGTAACCAATACGAAGTATTTGTCCGTACGTGCAAAGGCTTATGATATTCCGGGCGAAACCTTCGACGGCAACGATCCTACGATTGTTTACTCTGCTGTCAAGAAAGCTCTGGACTATGCTAGAAGCGGCAAGGGTCCGTATCTCCTTGAATTCGAAACCTACCGTCATCAGGGCCATTACTGCGGCGACCCTGCAACTTATCGTCCTGCTTCCTACATGGAAGAAGCTCACAAGAAGGATTGTATCGTTAATATGAGAGCTAAGCTCCTCAAAGATGGTACAGCTACGGAAGACGAACTGAAGGGCATTGAAGATGCAGCTAAGAATGAAGTTGCAGCTGCTTTGAAGTTTGCCGAGGATTCCGATTGGCCTGATCCTAGCGAAGCTACTACAGAAATGTACAGCTCTGATAATGAAAGGAGTGTAGCACGGTGA